TCTCGGCCTCGGGGACGACCAGCGCGATCGAGTCGGTGCGCGAGGTGACCAGGGTGCGGGCGGCCCGGTTGGGCACGTAGCCGAGTTCGGCGATGGCGTTCTGGACCGCCTCGCGGGCCTTGGTGCTGACCCGGGGCGAGCCGTTGATGACCCGGGAGACGGTGCCGCGGCCGACTCCGGCGAGGGCGGCCACCTCCTCCAGGGTGGGGCGCGCGGTGGCTCTGCCGGCGGCACCCGGATGGAGCGATTCGGGGCGCTGTGCGGTCGGGCTCATCGCTACACCTCTCGGTCTCTGGTTCGGTCTGGTTCTGGCTGGATCGGTCCCGTCCGGCGGGCCCCGGATCCGTACGGAGTTCGGTACGGAGTGTTCATTGTGGCCGGTCCCGCGGCATTTCCGACCATCCGGGGCGGCCCCGGGTCGGCCGGAGGGCAGCCCGAGGACGTCAACGGCGGTGGTAACGGGGGTGGAAACGCTCCGGCAACGTTTATGTCACCACGTCTTGACACTCACCCCCGCGACACAGCAACCTTCCGGCATGCCCAGCTGTGGGAGCGCTCCCACACTGTAGCCAAGATTCAGCGCACCAAGAACACCCACGAACCTCTCGTTTCCCGCCCGGAAGACCACCACGGGCAGCCGGAACACCCCGGCCGCCCACCGGAAGACCACCGGACCAACCCACCCGGACAAAGGAGTTCGCCCCCATGCGCACCACCTCCCGCCCCCGCAGAGCTGCCGTCCTCGCCACCGCGGTCCTCGCCACCTCCGCCCTGCTGCTGACGGCCTGCTCGTCGAGCTCGGACAAGAAGGGCGGGGACAGCACCGACCCCAACGCGAAGATCACCCTGAACGTCGGCGACTTCGGCACCTTCGGCTACAAGGAGGCCGGCCTGTACGACGAGTACATGGCCGCGCACCCGAACATCACCATCAAGTACGACACCGTCCAGGACGGTCAGAAGTACTGGGACGCGCTCACCACCCACCTGGCCTCGGGCAGCGGTCTGGCCGACGTCCAGGCGGTCGAGGTCGGCTACATCGCGCAGGCCACCAAGGCCCTGGGCGACAAGTTCGTCGACCTCGGCAAGACCGAGGGCATCAACCCGGGCAACTGGCTGGACTGGAAGTCGAAGCAGGCCACCACCGCGTCCGGCTCGCTGATCGGTCTCGGCACCGACATCGGCCCGATGGCGATCTGCTACCGCACCGACCTGTTCCAGCAGGCCGGCCTGCCCACCGACCGCGAGGCGGTCGGCAAGCTGTGGGCGGGTGACTGGGCGAAGTTCGTCGAGGCGGGCAAGACCTACCAGTCCAAGGCCCCGACCGGCACCTTCTTCACCGACTCCGCCTCGGGCCTGTTCAACGCCGTCCTGTCCGCCCAGCCCGAGCAGTACTCGGACGCCTCCGGCAAGCTCGTCTACAAGACCAGCGCCGGCGTGAAGACCGCCTGGGACCTCGCGGTCTCCGCCTCGCAGGCGAAGATCTCCGCCGGCCTGCGCCAGTTCCAGGACCCGTGGAACGCCGCGTTCGCCAACGCCAAGTTCGCCACCGTGGTCTGCCCGTCCTGGATGACCGGCATCATCAGCAAGTACTCCGGTGACTCGGGCAAGGGCAAGTGGGACGTCGCCGCCCCGCCGGTCGCCTCCAACTGGGGTGGCGCCTTCCTGACCGTCCCGAAGGCCGGCAAGCACACCAAGGAGGCCGCGGCGCTCGTCGCCTGGCTGACCGCGCCGGAGCAGCAGGCCAAGGTCTTCACCAAGGTCGGCAACCTGCCCTCCACCATCGGCGGCCTGCAGCAGCCCGCCGTCCAGGGCGCCAAGCAGGAGTACTTCAACAACGCGCCGACCGGCCAGATCTTCGCCGCGGCTGCCCAGTCCATCAAGCCGGCGCCGATCGGTGACCAGGACGGCAACGTGAAGACGATCATCACCGACAACGGCATCCTCGACATCGAGGAGCACGGCACCGACCCGGCCAAGGCCTGGACCAACGTCACCAAGCTGGTCGACGACAAGACCGGCCACTGATCCGGGCCGGCTCTCGCCGGTAGCCGATCCCAACTGCCCGGCCGGGTCCGCCCACCCGGCCGGGCGCCGTTCCGCCGCCCCTCGCCACCCCCGGGAAGGAAACCCCAAGTGGCCACCCACGTCCGCGCCGAGGCCCCGCCCGCGCGCCCCTCCTGGCGCTCACGCCTGTACCGGTTCGACCTGAAGGCCTCCCCGTACGCCTTCATCGCCCCGTTCTTCCTCTGCTTCGCCGCCTTCGGCCTCTTCCCGCTGATCTGGACGGGCTGGCTGTCGCTGCACTACGTCGACCTGCTCACGCCGGACGTGATGGAGTGGAAGGGCTTCGGCAACTACACCCGGCTCTGGTCGAACGACCAGTTCTGGACCGCGCTGCGCAACACCTTCACCATCGGTGTGATCTCCACCGTCCCGCAGCTGCTGATGGCGCTGGGCCTGGCCCACCTGCTCAACTACCGGATGCGCGGCCGCGGTTTCTTCCGGGTCGCGATCCTCGCGCCGTACGCCACCTCGATCGCCGCCGCGACGCTGGTCTTCGTCCAGCTGTTCAACCCGGACTACGGCTTCATCAACTGGGCGCTGGGCGCGATCGGCATCGACCACACCCAGTGGTACGCCGACACCTGGCCCTCGCAGATCGCCATCTCCACCATCGTCACCTGGCGCTGGACCGGCTACAACGCGCTGATCTACCTGGCCGCGATGCAGGCGGTGCCGAAGGACCTCTACGAGGCCGCCAGCCTGGACGGCGCCAACCGCTGGCAGCAGTTCACCCGGATCACCATCCCGTCGATCCGCCCGACCATCATGTTCACCATCATCGTCTCCACCATCGGCGCCACCCAGCTGTTCGGCGAGCCGATGCTGTTCGGCGGCGGCGTGGGCGTCTCCGGCGGCTCCGCGCACCAGTTCCAGACGCTCAGCCTCTACATGTACGAACTGGGCTGGCCGTCCCGCCAGTTGGGCCGCGCCTCGGCGGTGGCCTGGACGATGCTGCTGATCCTGCTGCTGATCGGCCTGGTGCAGTTCCTGATCACCCGTTACCGCAAGCGCCACGAGTTGGGAGGCTGACATGGCCGCCACCCTGTCCACCCCCACCTCCTCCCGCGAGGCGGGCAAGAAGGCCCACGCGGCCCCCAGCCGGCTGTTCCGCCGCGGGGCCGGCGACCACGACAAGGCCGGCCCGGTCGCCTACGTGCTGCTGTCCGTCGCCGCACTGGTCTCGCTGTTCCCGCTGTACTGGACCTTCGTCGCGGCCTCCAACACCGGTGAGCGGGTGGCCCAGTCGCCGCCGCCGATGTTCCCCAGCGGCGAGCTGTGGACCAACATCTCCACCGCCTGGGACCAGGCCGACATGGGCACCGCGCTGCTGAACTCCACCGTGGTGGCGGGCTGCGTGTCGCTGTCCACGGTGCTGTTCTCCACGCTGGCCGGCTTCGCCTTCGCCAAGCTGCGCTTCCGCGGCCGCAACGCGCTGCTGACCCTGGTGGTCGCCACCATGACCATCCCGCCGCAGCTCAGCGTGATCCCGCTGTACCGGATCATCACCAAGCTGGACTGGGGCAACCACCTGCAGGCGGTGATCCTGCCGTCCCTGGTGGCCGCGTTCGGCGTGTTCTTCATGCGCCAGTTCCTGTCCGAGGCCCTGCCGTTCGAGCTGATCGAGGCGGCCCGGGTGGACGGTGCGAACAGTCTGCGGATCATCTGGCACGTGGTGTTCCCGATCGCCCGGCCCGCCATGGCGGTGCTCGGCATGCTGGTCTTCGTCCAGTCCTGGAACGACTTCTTCTGGCCCTTCGTGGTGCTCACCCAGCAGAACCCCACCGTGCAGGTCGCGCTCTCCGCGATCGGCGGCGGCTCCGGCCACGACATCAACCAGGCCGTGATCATGACCGGTGCACTCGTCGGCACCCTGCCGCTGCTGCTGATCTTCGCCGTTCTGGGGAAGCACATTGTCGGCGGGATCACCTCCGGCGCCGTCAAGAGCTGACCCTCTGGAAGACCCCGGAACACCCGTCCCGTCCACCCCTCAGCCATGGGAGCGCTCCCGTATGACCATGACCGATCCGACCACCGCCGCCCACACCTCCGTGGCGGCCCCCCGGGTGGCCTTCCCGCCCGGCTTCGCCTGGGGCGCGGCCACCGCCGCCTACCAGATCGAGGGCGCCGCCGCCGAGGACGGCCGCACCCCCTCCATCTGGGACGCCTTCGCCAAGACCCCCGGCAAGGTGCTGAACGGCGACACCGGCGACGTCGCGGTGGACCACTACCACCGCTTCCGCGAGGACGTCCGGCTGATGGCCGACCTCGGCCTCACCTCGTACCGGTTCTCGCTGTCCTGGCCGCGCATCCAGCCGACCGGCCGCGGGCCGGCCGTCGAGCGCGGACTCGACTTCTACCGGGCCCTGGTCGACACCCTGCTCGAGCACAACATCTCCCCCGTCGCCACCCTCTACCACTGGGACCTCCCGCAGGACCTGGAGGAGGCCGGCGGCTG
The DNA window shown above is from Streptomyces sp. TLI_171 and carries:
- a CDS encoding carbohydrate ABC transporter permease, with product MATHVRAEAPPARPSWRSRLYRFDLKASPYAFIAPFFLCFAAFGLFPLIWTGWLSLHYVDLLTPDVMEWKGFGNYTRLWSNDQFWTALRNTFTIGVISTVPQLLMALGLAHLLNYRMRGRGFFRVAILAPYATSIAAATLVFVQLFNPDYGFINWALGAIGIDHTQWYADTWPSQIAISTIVTWRWTGYNALIYLAAMQAVPKDLYEAASLDGANRWQQFTRITIPSIRPTIMFTIIVSTIGATQLFGEPMLFGGGVGVSGGSAHQFQTLSLYMYELGWPSRQLGRASAVAWTMLLILLLIGLVQFLITRYRKRHELGG
- a CDS encoding ABC transporter substrate-binding protein; translation: MRTTSRPRRAAVLATAVLATSALLLTACSSSSDKKGGDSTDPNAKITLNVGDFGTFGYKEAGLYDEYMAAHPNITIKYDTVQDGQKYWDALTTHLASGSGLADVQAVEVGYIAQATKALGDKFVDLGKTEGINPGNWLDWKSKQATTASGSLIGLGTDIGPMAICYRTDLFQQAGLPTDREAVGKLWAGDWAKFVEAGKTYQSKAPTGTFFTDSASGLFNAVLSAQPEQYSDASGKLVYKTSAGVKTAWDLAVSASQAKISAGLRQFQDPWNAAFANAKFATVVCPSWMTGIISKYSGDSGKGKWDVAAPPVASNWGGAFLTVPKAGKHTKEAAALVAWLTAPEQQAKVFTKVGNLPSTIGGLQQPAVQGAKQEYFNNAPTGQIFAAAAQSIKPAPIGDQDGNVKTIITDNGILDIEEHGTDPAKAWTNVTKLVDDKTGH
- a CDS encoding carbohydrate ABC transporter permease encodes the protein MAATLSTPTSSREAGKKAHAAPSRLFRRGAGDHDKAGPVAYVLLSVAALVSLFPLYWTFVAASNTGERVAQSPPPMFPSGELWTNISTAWDQADMGTALLNSTVVAGCVSLSTVLFSTLAGFAFAKLRFRGRNALLTLVVATMTIPPQLSVIPLYRIITKLDWGNHLQAVILPSLVAAFGVFFMRQFLSEALPFELIEAARVDGANSLRIIWHVVFPIARPAMAVLGMLVFVQSWNDFFWPFVVLTQQNPTVQVALSAIGGGSGHDINQAVIMTGALVGTLPLLLIFAVLGKHIVGGITSGAVKS